A region of Denticeps clupeoides chromosome 19, fDenClu1.1, whole genome shotgun sequence DNA encodes the following proteins:
- the ckmb gene encoding creatine kinase, muscle b: MAKNCNNDYKMKFALEEEFPDLSLHNNHMSKVLTKEIYEKLRSKSTPSGFTLDDCIQTGVDNPGHPFIMTVGCVAGDEESYEVFKDLFDPIISDRHGGYKPTDKHKTDLNFENLKGGDDLDPNYVLSSRVRTGRSIKGFTLPPHNSRGERRGVEKLSVEALATLSGEFKGKYYPLSGMTDKEQEQLIADHFLFDKPVSPLLLAAGMARDWPDARGIWHNENKTFLVWVNEEDHLRVISMQKGGNMKEVFKRFCVGLQKIEEVFKKHNHGFMWNEHLGFILTCPSNLGTGLRGGVHVKLPKLSTHAKFEEILTRLRLQKRGTGGVDTASVGGVFDISNADRLGSSEVYQVQLVVDGVKLMVEMEKKLEKGESIDGMIPAQK, encoded by the exons ATGGCAAAGAACTGCAACAACGATTACAAGATGAAATTCGCTTTGGAGGAGGAATTCCCTGACCTCTCCCTGCACAACAACCACATGTCCAAAGTACTGACCAAAGAGATCTACGAGAAGCTGAGGAGCAAGTCCACCCCTAGTGGCTTCACTCTGGACGACTGCATCCAGACTGGCGTGGACAACCCAG GTCACCCCTTCATCATGACTGTCGGATGTGTTGCCGGTGATGAGGAGTCCTACGAGGTCTTCAAGGACTTGTTCGACCCCATCATCTCCGACCGTCATGGAGGCTACAAGCCCACTGACAAGCACAAGACTGACTTGAACTTCGAGAATCTGAAG gGTGGTGATGACCTGGACCCCAACTATGTTTTGTCCAGCCGTGTGCGTACTGGCCGTAGCATCAAGGGATTTACCCTGCCCCCCCACAACAGCCGCGGCGAGCGCAGGGGAGTGGAGAAACTCTCAGTTGAGG CACTGGCCACTCTGAGTGGTGAGTTCAAGGGCAAGTACTACCCTCTGTCTGGCATGACTGACAAAGAGCAGGAGCAGCTGATCGCTGACCACTTCCTGTTTGACAAGCCCGTCTCTCCTCTGCTGCTGGCTGCTGGCATGGCCCGTGACTGGCCTGACGCAAGAGGCATCTG GCACAATGAGAACAAGACCTTCCTGGTCTGGGTGAACGAGGAGGACCATCTGCGTGTCATTTCCATGCAGAAAGGTGGCAACATGAAGGAGGTCTTCAAGCGCTTCTGTGTTGGTCTGCAGAAG ATTGAGGAAGTCTTCAAGAAGCACAACCATGGCTTCATGTGGAACGAGCATCTGGGCTTCATTCTGACCTGCCCCTCCAACCTGGGCACTGGCCTGCGTGGTGGCGTGCATGTCAAGCTGCCCAAGTTGAGCACACATGCCAAGTTTGAGGAGATCCTTACCAGACTGCGTCTGCAGAAGCGTGGCACAG GTGGTGTGGACACTGCCTCCGTGGGCGGAGTCTTCGACATCTCCAACGCTGACCGTCTGGGCTCCTCTGAGGTTTATCAGGTGCAGCTGGTGGttgatggagtcaagctcatggttgagatggagaagaagctggagaaggGAGAGTCCATCGATGGCATGATCCCTGCTCAGAAGTAA
- the klc3 gene encoding kinesin light chain 3, protein MLSGEEILCSTRQVIAGLEALRGENHTLLVNLNEYAPETGSLEQEKSNIIQQSLERIELGLGEAQVMMALSSHLGSLEAEKQKLRAQVRRLCQENQWLRDELAGAQQRLQEREQELVTLEEQNRHLQFMNSIRKYDQDEPQMDEKETTSTKESLDDLFPTDEEEPSQMSRQHSSAAAAAQQGGYEIPARLRTLHNLVIQYASQGRYEVAVPLCKQALEDLEKSSGHTHPDVATMLNILALVYRDQNKYKEAANLLNDALAIREKTLGMDHPAVAATLNNLAVLYGKRGKYKEAEPLCKRALEIREQVLGTDHPDVAKQLNNLALLCQNQGKYQEVEQYYERALHIYQSQLGPDDANVAKTKNNLASCYLKQGKYRQAEALYKEILTRAHEKEFGSVEGDGRPVWISTEDGSSRQDSLSGLKRSGSFTKLRESIRRSSEKLVRKLKGVGIQDEAPRTPGMKRANSLNVLNVGVRESQEAARSPSNLMEVRGLSSSTMSLARRGSLTGTGYPQSPSSTQSSPRAAFPTGS, encoded by the exons ATGCTGTCAGGAGAGGAGATCCTGTGCAGCACTCGACAGGTGATCGCAGGGCTGGAGGCACTGCGGGGGGAGAACCACACCCTCCTGGTCAATCTGAATGAATATGCCCCCGAGACTGGCAGCCTGGAGCAGGAGAAAAGCAACATCATCCAGCAGTCGTTGGAAAGGATTGAGCTTGGTCTGGGAGAGGCTCAG GTGATGATGGCTCTGTCATCTCACCTGGGCTCTCTGGAGGCCGAGAAGCAGAAGCTGCGGGCGCAGGTGAGGAGGCTGTGCCAGGAGAACCAGTGGTTGAGGGACGAGCTGGCAGGGGCGCAGCAGCGGCTTCAGGAGCGTGAACAGGAGCTGGTCACGCTGGAGGAGCAGAACAGACACCTGCAGTTTATGAACAGCATTCGCAAATATGACCAGGACGAGCCACAGATG GATGAGAAAGAGACAACCTCCACCAAGGAGTCCCTCGATGACCTGTTTCCAACAGATGAAGAAGAACCATCGCAAA TGTcacggcagcacagcagtgccgctgctgctgctcagcaGGGCGGTTACGAGATCCCTGCCCGTCTGCGTACGCTCCACAACCTGGTCATCCAGTATGCGTCTCAGGGCCGCTACGAGGTGGCCGTGCCCCTCTGCAAACAGGCATTGGAGGATCTGGAGAAGTCCTCTGGCCACACTCACCCTGATGTGGCCACCATGCTCAACATCCTGGCTCTGGTCTACCG TGACCAGAATAAGTACAAAGAGGCTGCAAATTTACTCAACGATGCTCTGGCCATCCGGGAAAAGACACTCGGAATGGATCACCCTGCG GTGGCAGCTACACTGAATAACCTGGCTGTGCTCTATGGGAAAAGGGGAAAGTATAAGGAGGCAGAGCCACTGTGCAAGAGGGCGTTGGAGATAAGGGAACAG GTACTTGGCACAGACCACCCAGATGTAGCAAAGCAACTCAACAACCTGGCACTGCTGTGTCAGAACCAGGGCAAGTACCAGGAGGTGGAGCAGTATTATGAGCGAGCCCTGCACATCTACCAGAGCCAGCTGGGCCCGGATGATGCCAACGTGGCCAAAACTAAAAACAACCTG GCCTCATGCTACCTGAAGCAGGGCAAATACAGACAGGCTGAAGCACTATATAAAGAGATCCTAACCCGAGCACACGAGAAGGAGTTTGGATCAGTGGAAG GAGATGGACGACCCGTCTGGATCAGCACAGAAGATGGCTCCTCCAGACAG GACAGCCTTAGTGGTCTTAAGCGCAGTGGATCTTTCACAAAGCTGCGTGAGTCCATCCGACGCAGCAGTGAAAAGCTGGTCAGGAAGCTGAAGGGGGTGGGGATACAAGATGAGGCCCCACGGACCCCTGG GATGAAACGAGCCAATTCTCTAAATGTGCTGAATgtgggagtgagagagagtcaAGAGGCTGCTAGG AGTCCCAGCAATTTAATGGAGGTGCGTGGCCTGAGCTCCAGCACTATGAGTTTGGCCCGTCGAGGCTCTCTCACTGGGACTGGCTATCCCCAGTCCCCCAGCTCAACCCAGTCCAGCCCAAGGGCCGCTTTTCCAACTGGTTCTTAA
- the ercc2 gene encoding general transcription and DNA repair factor IIH helicase subunit XPD — protein sequence MKLNIEGLLVYFPYDYIYPEQYSYMLELKRTLDAKGHGVLEMPSGTGKTISLLSLIVAYQRAYPLEVTKLIYCSRTVPEIEKVVEELRKLMEFYAKETGEKNNFLALALSSRKNLCIHPEVSSLRFGKEVDGKCHSLTASYIRAQRHSNPGVNVCRFYEEFDAVGRQVPIASGIYNLDDLKDYGRKKGWCPYYLARYSILHANIIVYSYHYLLDPKIADLVSKELAKKSVVVFDEAHNIDNVCIDSMSVNITRRTLDRSQANMETLQNTIHKIKETDAAKLKEEYRRLVEGLKEANIARETDVYLSNPVLPDEILQEAVPGSIRTAEHFLGFMKRFLEYLKARLRIHHVVQESAPQFLKDIFEKVCIDRKPLRFCSERLRSLLRTLEIADIADFSAITLISNFATLVSTYSKGFTIIIEPFEDKTPTIANPVLHFSCMDPSIAIKPVFERFQSVVITSGTLSPLEIYPRILDFRPVTVASFTMTLARTCLCPLIVARGNDQVAMSSKFETREDFAVVRNYGNLLLELSAIVPDGIVAFFTSYVYMENIVASWYEQGILENIQRNKLIFIETPDAAETSMALEKYQEACENGRGAILLSVARGKVSEGIDFVHHFGRAVIMFGVPYVYTQSRILKARLEYLRDQFQIRENDFLTFDAMRHAAQCVGRAIRGKTDYGIMIFADKRYARADKRGKLPRWIQEHISDGSLNLTIDETVQLSKHFLRQMAQPFRREDQLGLSLLTLEQLQSEEMLKKIAQIAQQA from the exons atgaa GCTGAACATCGAAGGGCTGCTGGTCTACTTTCCGTACGACTACATTTACCCCGAACAGTACTCCTACATGCTGGAGCTGAAGAGGACGCTTGACGCAAAG GGACATGGAGTCTTGGAGATGCCTTCGGGGACCGGGAAAACCATCTCCCTGCTGTCACTGATTGTCGCTTATCAGCGG GCCTACCCCCTGGAAGTGACCAAGCTCATCTACTGTTCGCGCACCGTTCCTGAGATAGAGAAG GTGGTGGAAGAGCTCAGGAAACTGATGGAGTTTTATGCCAAGGAGACAGGAGAGAAAAACAATTTCCTGGCCCTGGCTCTTTCTTCCCGCAAGAACCTGTGTATTCATCCTGAG GTGAGCTCCTTACGCTTTGGGAAAGAAGTTGATGGCAAGTGTCACAGTCTGACCGCGTCATACATCCGAGCTCAGCGCCACAGCAACCCCGGTGTGAATGTCTGTCGCTTCTACGAG GAGTTTGATGCGGTTGGTAGGCAGGTGCCTATCGCGTCTGGCATTTACAACCTGGATGACCTGAAAGACTATGGGCGGAAGAAGGGCTGGTGCCCATACTACCTTGCACGTTACTCT ATCCTTCATGCCAACATAATAGTGTACAGTTACCATTACCTCTTGGACCCCAAGATTGCAGACCTGGTCTCCAAAGAGCTGGCTAAGAAATCTGTGGTGGTTTTTGATGAGGCTCACAATATCG ATAATGTGTGCATCGACTCCATGAGTGTCAACATCACCAGGAGAACGCTGGACCGTAGCCAGGCAAACATGGAAACGCTGCAGAATACAATTCATAA GATCAAAGAGACCGATGCAGCCAAACTAAAGGAGGAGTACAGGCGACTGGTGGAAGGGCTGAAGGAAGCCAATATTGCCCGGGAAACAGATGTTTATCTGTCTAATCCGGTATTACCAGATGAAATACTgcaag AGGCTGTCCCCGGCAGTATTCGGACAGCGGAGCATTTCCTAGGGTTCATGAAGCGCTTCCTGGAGTATCTTAAGGCCAGGTTGCGAATCCATCATGTGGTACAGGAGAGTGCACCCCAGTTTCTGAAAGACATTTTTGAAAAGGTGTGCATTGATCGCAAGCCTCTTAG ATTCTGCTCCGAGCGCTTGCGCTCTTTACTGCGGACTCTAGAGATTGCAGACATTGCTGACTTCTCTGCCATTACCCTCATCTCCAACTTTGCCACTCTGGTCAGCACCTACAGCAAAG GTTTCACAATCATCATCGAGCCTTTTGAGGACAAGACCCCCACCATCGCCAATCCAGTACTGCACTTTAG CTGTATGGACCCGTCTATAGCCATAAAGCCTGTGTTTGAGCGCTTTCAGTCTGTCGTCATCACCTCAGGG ACCCTTTCACCTCTAGAGATTTATCCTCGGATTCTGGACTTCCGTCCCGTCACTGTGGCATCCTTCACCATGACGCTGGCACGTACCTGCCTCTGTCCTCTT attgtTGCAAGAGGAAATGATCAGGTGGCCATGTCTTCCAAATTTGAGACAAGGGAAGATTTTG CGGTCGTCCGAAACTATGGCAACTTGCTGTTGGAACTGTCTGCGATTGTTCCCGATGGCATTGTGGCCTTCTTCACCAGCTATGTCTACATGGAGAATATTGTAGCTTCATGGTATGAACAG GGGATTCTTGAGAATATCCAAAGGAACAAGCTTATTTTTATCGAAACTCCTGATGCAGCGGAGACTAGCATGGCTCTAGAGAAATACCAGGAG GCTTGTGAAAATGGACGTGGAGCCATCCTGCTGTCAGTGGCCAGGGGAAAAGTGTCAGAAGGGATAGACTTTG TTCATCACTTTGGGAGGGCTGTGATTATGTTTGGAGTCCCTTATGTCTACACACAAAGCCGTATACTCAAG GCTCGGCTGGAGTACCTGCGAGACCAGTTTCAGATCCGTGAGAATGACTTCCTCACTTTCGATGCCATGCGCCATGCTGCACAGTGTGTGGGCAGGGCTATTAGAGGAAAGACCGACTACGGCATCATGATCTTTGCCGACAAG CGCTATGCTCGGGCAGACAAGAGAGGGAAACTGCCACGCTGGATTCAAGAGCACATTTCAGACGGCAGCCTCAACCTCACCATTGACGAGACGGTGCAGCTGTCCAAGCACTTCTTGCGGCAAATGGCACAGCCTTTCAGACGG GAGGACCAGCTGGGCCTGTCTCTTCTGACCCTGGAGCAGCTGCAGTCAGAAGAGATGCTGAAGAAGATCGCCCAGATAGCGCAGCAGGCCTGA
- the LOC114769454 gene encoding cdc42 effector protein 2, whose translation MPAKTPMYLKTATPKRGKKVKLRDVLSGDMISPPLGDLRHSAHVGPDGEGDMFGDIGFLQGKLDMLPALSRSPHPRSQSVERRLDEAFASEAHNCYNNKHGHHHTTLLKSTISMPIFLAPEQPPPKPPRLHLDDAVPLLHQHQDSYHQQQNLQNNHHHQQLQQQQRAMSVCEEGVSQYGDPRFSASIPALCHLVPSSGSLSDASSEDSMLEGCVPLEPQRGLSLDSDAGLSNEDLHSEHSESPAISPSVSRSESLLGLDLDLGPSILDDVLGIMDRYKSVDEECIF comes from the coding sequence ATGCCAGCCAAAACGCCAATGTACCTAAAGACTGCCACACCAAAGCGGGGTAAGAAAGTCAAGTTGCGGGATGTTCTGTCTGGCGACATGATCAGTCCTCCATTAGGGGACCTGCGTCACAGTGCCCACGTTGGGCCAGACGGTGAGGGCGACATGTTCGGAGACATTGGCTTCCTGCAAGGGAAGCTGGACATGCTGCCAGCCCTGAGCAGGTCACCTCACCCACGGTCTCAAAGCGTGGAGAGACGGCTGGATGAGGCTTTCGCTTCCGAGGCACACAACTGCTACAACAACAAGCATGGACATCACCACACCACCCTGCTGAAGAGCACCATCTCCATGCCAATCTTCCTAGCTCCTGAGCAACCTCCTCCCAAGCCACCACGTCTTCACTTGGACGACGCCGTTCCTCTTTTGCACCAGCACCAGGACAGCTACCATCAACAGCAAAATCTGCAGAACAACCACCATcatcagcagcttcagcagcagcaacgagccatgtctgtgtgtgaggaaggGGTCAGCCAGTACGGGGATCCTCGCTTTTCTGCCTCCATCCCTGCCTTGTGTCACTTGGTGCCTTCTTCCGGCAGCCTCTCTGACGCGTCCTCAGAGGACTCCATGCTGGAAGGCTGTGTCCCCCTGGAACCCCAAAGAGGCCTGAGTCTGGATTCAGACGCCGGCCTGAGCAACGAGGACCTCCATAGCGAGCATAGCGAGTCCCCCGCCATCTCACCGAGCGTCTCCCGCTCGGAGTCTCTCCTCGGGCTGGACTTGGACTTGGGCCCTTCCATTTTGGATGATGTGCTGGGAATCATGGACCGTTACAAGAGTGTTGATGAAGAATGTATTTTCTGA